The Calditrichota bacterium sequence GGTTGCAGCCCGGCTTGCCAGTGGCGGTGTCGGCGGGATACTGCATGCGCTCGGATCGGGCCGTCTTCGTCTCGACGGTGTTCCCCTCTCTGCGGAACCGGCCGCCGGGGATTCAGTCATCACCTCGGGTGCCGGAGGCATCTTTCCGCCCGGCTTGATGATTGGTCATGCGGTATCTGTCCGACCTTCACCCGAAGGCTGGCTAATGAACATTGAAGTAGAGCCTACCGTCGATTATAGCCGTGTCGGTGAGGTCTTTGTCGTCCGGCAGACCTCTCCTTGACCACCTTCCTTCTGGTTGCACTGGGCGGCGCAGGTATTCTAATTGCGCACATTGCCCTATCCCATCTCATTACGATTGCCGGGGCGCGTCCCGATATCCTGCTCATTTACATCCTTTGGGCGACGCTTCGCTACGGGCGTTGGACCGGGCTTTGGCTCGGGTTCTTTTTGGGACTATCCCAGGATGCGCTGTCGCTGGGGCCGTTGGGGATAATGGCATTCCTGAAGAGCAACCTTGCGTTTTGGCTGGCGGTTTGGCTGGAAGGTCGGGCCGGGACGATTAGCAGCGGATGGTGGATGACCTTCGTCGCCCTGACATCGCTCCTTCAGTTCACCCTTGCCGGGCTGTTTGCGGGTGTGCCCGACTACGCCGTCTATTTCCTTTGGACGGCAATCCCGGCGATGCTTTACACAGTGCTCGCCGGGCTGATATGGGCGCTTGCACCGCTGGGGCCTCGGCCGGTTGGGCCTCCCGGATTGAGCGGTCGTGGACGGCGGCTCAAACGATGAGTGCGGCGTGAAAAGACCCTCTCATATTTGGTGGAGCGAGCGACGCTATCTCTTCTACGTGGTGTTTATAGCGCTTCTCCTGGTCGGCATAGAGATTCGGCTCTTCCAAATGCAGGTGGTAAGCCGCCCAGACTTTTTGAAGCAGGCTGCAGCCAACCGCCTGCGAGCCGATGTTATAGAACCACCACGAGGACGCATATTCGACCGCAACGGTGCCCTTTTGGTCGATAATCGGCCGATCTACACCGTCTATGCTCTGCCCTGGACGATCCGCCGCAATCCCCATACGATCGAACTTCTTTCGAGCGATCTCGGCCTTGAGCCGGCCGTGCTGGAGCGTCGAATCAGTCAGCGTGGGTGGACGACCTTTCAGCCTGCCCCGGTGATGCGCGACATCCCGCTGCATTTGTTAGCCCGACTCGAAGCCAACAAAATCGATCTGCCGGGCATCACCTTTCAGTCCGAAGCCAAACGCAATTACCCGATCCCCGGAGCGGCGCACTTCCTCGGCTATGTCGGGGAGCGACCTCCCGATGCGAAGAAGGAGAAGGGGCGCTTTGGATTGATTGGCCGGCGAGGGCTTGAGAAAACTTATGAGGAATGGCTTGGCGGGACGCCCGGGGTGCGTTTTCTCGAAGTTGACTCCAACGGGCGGATATTGGGAGTCGTCGAGGACCCGCCTCCGGTTGCGCCTCAAGCCGGATGGGATTTGATCCTCAATATCGATGCCGGCTTGCAGCAACTGGCGGCCGAATTGCTGACCGACAAGACCGGTGCCGTCGTCGCACTCGATCCCCGCAACGGCGAGATCCTTACCTTGCTCAGCCTTCCGGACTATGACCCGGCTCTGTTCGCCGGAGTATTGCCACCTGAAATCTGGCGAGCGCTCGAAACCGATCCTGA is a genomic window containing:
- the mreD gene encoding rod shape-determining protein MreD; translated protein: MTTFLLVALGGAGILIAHIALSHLITIAGARPDILLIYILWATLRYGRWTGLWLGFFLGLSQDALSLGPLGIMAFLKSNLAFWLAVWLEGRAGTISSGWWMTFVALTSLLQFTLAGLFAGVPDYAVYFLWTAIPAMLYTVLAGLIWALAPLGPRPVGPPGLSGRGRRLKR